The DNA segment CGACAAACCACCAAAAAGTCTCTGTAAAAatgcacacaatttttcatacaaaaaataatttttcatcttttttgtACTTCGCTAAAGAGTACCATCAATAAATGGTACTCGTATCAAAATAAATCATATCAAAATAGATACATTGAGCTGAGTTGATTGTTCTGGTCATCCCGCAGAGATGTAGAATGTTTCTGCGGGATGGCTTTAAagtattatttttaaattgatgtaTGTCGTATTGATATACATCGAAAACTTTGTTGAATTATAGCCTAGGTGAAgcagaaaaaatgtttgttttgaataaatcCTTTTAGGAAAAGCAGTTTGATGAAACAAgtattttttctgaatttaatgTAAGTGTCATTCGACTGGAGCACTACgatgaaacaaacattttgtttcttttgttatCAGAGGTGATTGCATCTGTTGATAAATTATTGTGAAAGAATTTTAGATGAAACTGGTAATGGTTGCATACATTGGCCAAAATTTGGTGTGCATAATTAGGTTtgcaattattatttgatttaaattaattgaatctaTACGTATTTATGGCTTTGCCGAACCTCTATCAACCGgtgattttttaaatgaatcaatCGAATAGGCATctctacacaaaaaaatctcagATCCAGCAAAACCGCAGACTGTATTTTCTGAATAAATAAAGGAACTGAGTCTTATCAAAATGTATACGCAAGAAGAAAGAAACGAATTAGTTTGGCTGGTTATAGACGAGAAATTGAGTTTGAGAAAGGCAGCCGAAAGGTTTCATCAATCGCACCCCCATCGGCCTATTCCGAGTGCCAACACAATTGctgaaattttgaagaaaattagaTCCACCGGTTCTGTTGTCGATCGACCCAAATCAGGAAGACCACGATCAGCTacaaatgaaaacaatgaaattatgGTTCTGGGATCTGTTGCGCTAAAAAGCCAGCAGAgcttaaaagaaatttcttaCGAAACCGGAATCAGTATGACATCGGTTGGTCGTATCTTACGACGGTATAAATTCCATCCTTATGGAGTAACTTTGGTTCAGGAGCTCAGCGAAAACGATTTCAAACTACGAATGGATTTTTGCGAAAATATGGAGTTGCTAATAAGAAACGATGATTTCGTCAAGAACATTTGCTTTTCCGACGAATCTACCTTTTTTCTAAACGGTTATGTCAACCGCCATAACATGAGGTATTGGTGTCGGCGAAATCCATTCGAGTATCGTGTAGAGCACACTCAAACACCGTTGAAATCAATGGCATGGGCAGGAATTTTGGGTCGTAGAATTATCGGTCCATTTTTTATTGACGGTAATTTAAAcggtcaaaaatatttggatttgTTGCAAAATGATGTTGTGCCAGCTATTAGAGATGCCGCTGCCGATCAGAACATCGACTTCAATGATGTGGTCTTCCAGCAAGACGGAGCTCCCGCCCATTTCGCTGTAATTGTTAGAAATTATCTGGATCAAACATTTCCGAATAGATGGATTGGCAGATCTGGACCGATACTTTGGCCGCCTAGGTCACCCGATATGACCCCATTAGACTTTTTCTTATGGGGTTATTTGAAAGACCGCGTCTTTCGAACAAAACCGGCCAACCTACAAGAAATGCAACATCGAATTATCGAAAACTGTCAGATCCCAGATGATAATATGTTTGATCGGGTAATGGAGTCATTTAAAACAAGATTGTTCGTTTGTATGGAGCAAGAAGGCAAGCAGTTCGAACATTTACTATAAGGTTCATTCCCACATGTTGAGCCTGTTCtgtttgtaataaattttaaatttctttcgatcAAGTCTATGTTTCGCAATGATACCtcaatttggctgaaatttggttcaaatttggcTGAAACTTGGTTCAAATGACACtttaatttgactaaaatttaactgaaatttggttcaaatttaacTCAAATTTGGTTTAAATTTAGCTGAAACTTGGTTTAAATGACACtttaatttgactaaaatttaactgaaatttggCTCCAATTTAACTCAAATTTGACTCAAATTAAACTCAAATCTGGTTCAAATTTAGCTGAAACTTGGTTTAAATGACACtttaatttgactaaaatttaactgaaatttggctcaaatttaactgaaatttggttcaaatttaGCTGAAATTTGGCtcaaatttaactgaaatttggctcaaatttaactgaaatttggttcaaatttaactgaaatttggCTCAAATTTAGCTGAAATTTGGCtcaaatttaactgaaatttggttcaaatttaGCTGAAACTTGGTTCAAATTTAGCTGAAATTTGGCtcaaatttaactgaaatttggttcaaatttaactgaaatttggCTCAAATTTAGCTGAAATTTGGCtcaaatttaactgaaatttggttcaaatttaGCTGAAATTTGGCtcaaatttaactgaaatttggttcaaatttaactgaaatttggCTCAAATTTAGCTGAAATTTGGCTCAAATTTAACTCAAATTTGACTCAAATTAAACTCaaatttggttcaaatttaGCTGAAACTTGGTTTAAATTACACtttaatttgactaaaatttaactgaaatttgactaaaatttaactcaaatttggttcaaacttaactgaaatttgtttcaaatttatctgaaatttggttcaaatttaGCTGAAATTTGGCtcaaatttaactgaaatttggttcaaatttaattgaaatttggttcaaatttaactgaaatttggCTCAAATTTAGCTGAAATTTGGCTCAAACTTAACTGAAATTTGGCTCAAACTTAACTGaaatttggttcaaatttaactgaaatttggttcaaatttaactgaaatttggttcaaatttaactgaaatttggtttaaattTAGCTGAAACTTGGCtcaaatttaactgaaatttggctcaaatttaactcaaatttaactaaaatttggttcaaatttaGCTGAAATTTGGCTCAAACTTAACTGAAATTTGGTTCAAACTTAACTGaaatttggttcaaatttaactaaaatttggttcaaatttgactgaaatttggttcaaatttagctgaaatttggttcaaatttaGTTGAAACTTGGCTCAAATGTCACTTAAATTTGGCTCAAACTTAACTCAAATTTGATTCGAATTTGACTGaaatttggttcaaatttagctgaaatttggttcaaatttaGTTGAAACTTGGCTCAAATGTCACTTAAATTTGGCTCAAACTTAACTCAAATTTGATTCGAATTTAGCTGAAACTTGGTTCAAATGTCACTTAAATTTCGCtaaaattttactgaaatttagttcaaatctAGCTGAAATTTTGTTAACTGAAACTTGGTTCAAATGTCACTTTAGAAGGTTATCTCAATTCACTCATACTTTCTTAAGGATCGTACAAGTGTTTCAGCCaaatttaagtaaaatttGAACTAAGCTTTAGctaaatttcagttaaatttgaGCCAAATTTCAGTTCCAATTCAGCCAAATGTCTCTTCAAATTTGAGCTAAATTGTCCTACAAgggttttaaaatttaactaaTCTAAGTGAAAATCGGTTAAATAGCTCTTAAATTATAGCcacatttcaataataaacTTTTCCAGTGAAAATTGAGCCAATTATGTCTTGCCAAATGTGAACGTGAAAACCCACATTGAAAACAGTGCAGCTGGAATCACTGTATTACACAAGGACTGTCGTACGATTCCATTGATGAATTGGTCGCTTTTTAAAAATCTTGTCTGAATTTCAGGCTCCATCTGAAATCTTTTGAACCAATTTGCAGATTTGATTATTCTAAATTTATCGTAGAGCCGGATTGATGTTATCGACGGATTTCTTGTTTGGTTAGGTAAAGCAAATTCAATCTGTTGTTTACATTCGGCAGTGCCATTACGCTCCGGTCCACCACAAAATGATAATTCAGTTATTAAAACATTGtcaatcataaaaattaatttgatttgatacCTACATTTAACGTTAAATGGGTTGTAAgcacaattatttttgttgtacatcaaacaacacaaaaaaaaaactaatgaCAGACATGACGGACGCAGTTACACTGTTACTACAGCAGTTACAAGGTACACTGAACTAGGTGGCTGCGTACAGTACGCGACAAAACACCGGGttcacattaaatttttatgaaaattttgtcacaAGACATTTGAAAGCCCctgtataaaggaccataattactcagagcttgtcattacttttgtcgtcgttatcgatcaGATGAATGTTACATTGCGACAGGTTAAAGTAGGCACAGGTTCAATTCTtacaataaaagttaaaacaGCTTATCAAGATGAGTCAAAGCACATTAAACGTGATAAAGAACCTGAATAACTCATTCCATAACAAATACTTGACTCTTTGCAAACGAAAGAACGTTTTGCCGAATCacgaaattataaaaaataaattaaaattggaagTCGTTGCTGAgcgaatgaaaatttatgaatggcaGATCGTAACCAAGGCATTGGAACAAGATAATTCATTGCAAAGCATAGAAATTGTATCAAGGAGACCCGTTCAGTGTGGTTGGAGGATTTGCATGGTTTTCCTTAGTGTTCGTTTTTATCTAACTTATTTTTAGTGCGAGAACAAATTCATACTGAGAAGAGATGTCGTGATATTGCTGCTAAGGGTGACCCATTGATTTCCACTAAATATTTATTCTGTCCTTTGGTCCGATCTATATCCAATTGCGTGAAAGACAGTACGGAAATACAAAGTCTTGCATTAGAAGGACTTCCATTGACTGTGGAGTACATTCAATCAATCGCAAATGTAAGTTGACTTTCTACGTAGTTGCGCTTGCCGGATATACAACGGGCTACTGTATTTTAGGCAATTCTACAAAacaattctttaaaaatgctAAGTTTTGCGCGCAGTAACTTGATGGACGATGGATGTGTAATTGTTTGTTCCACAATCAAGCATTTATCGCACatagaaaaaatcaatttttcgtaTTGTGACCTAACGGAAATTTCGGCTGCTCCCATTGGCAATTTGATTAAATATCAAACAATCAACCGGTACTCAGAGGAATGGATCAAATCTTTTCGTTACCAAGATGTTAGTGATACACTGCCGGGATTGAAATGCTTAgttttaaatggaaatgaaGAGCTCGGTGATAAGGGATTGCAACGAATCATCATGGAACTGAAAGATGACGAATGGATGAAAGGTACAGTAAAACTTACTCTCGCGCAAGGaactcaattattttcaaaaaatattttaatataagcTATTGAGTTCCAAAACTGTGGTCTAACTGACAATGGTGGTTCGTCTATAATCGATTGTCTGAAATGTAATAAAACTCTAACGGTTTTCGACGTTGGTTCCAATCCAAAAATGAGCCGacgaatttttaatgaaattcaaaaaatgttgggAGCTGACCCAGATACGTTCGAAATTGATCGGAAGGAGAGCACCATGAAATTGAggtaaaattttaaacgatTAAGGTCTAGAAAGAAGGTGCAAAGGATAACGATGTCGTTGATAATCATCTAAGCTTTCCTTCTTCTCAACGGAAACCTTTTCGTAAAGAACAACCTTTTCTTAATTAGGGAGGCAATTGATGTGTTGGAGCAGCGTTTGGAAATCGAAACAGCAAATCGTGAACAGGCTAACAAAATGAATATTCAACTGCACAATAAGTTGAAGAAAGCTAAAGAGATAAAAAATAAGGAAGTAGACCTACCACCCGGATATTTGCTGATTAACGAAGAAGTGCTGAATGCTATACACAAACAGTAAGCGTGTAGATCAAAACGAGTGTGAGGTTGTGTATCCATTTTGCTTCAAAACTTCGTTTTCAGGTTAGATGATCTTAGGCGCGATAAACATAATCCGAAAGACGGGCATGATCCATTTACTACAGACATTCGTGTTCGAATGTCTGAACAATCAGTCTGTGGCGATTCGTATGAAATGCAGAACGTACAAATCCACCAAGGAATGAGTAGGACAATTCAGGTTACTCTtacatttatataaaattatgTTAGCTTTCTGTGCCTATCTGAAGCAATTTCACTTTCTGCAGTGCCAATTCAAATTTCGAACATACGCCTTTCCCTCCTTATTAATGTAAAAAACTATTGTAGCAAGAATATGGAAATCATGGAGATGCAACGGCCGAGAATCGAAATCATGGAGATGCAACGGCCGAGAATCACACTGAAAGTAATAATATTGCCGATAGCACAATAATTTCCGAAGATGAAGCGAATTTGTTCAAAGTGAACATGGGCCAAATGAAGAGTGTATACACAATGTTGAACGTAATGTcattaaaatgtcaaaagtctAGCTCTCTCTCCAGTAAGACATTCTTTTCAGGAACCCATTGCCAGTGACGACGGGAGTGTCCATTCggatcaaaattaaaattgtcagaataaattgaaaaatgtaattgtcGATCGATGTTTTAATCGACCCTTACCTTAAGAATCCTGACAGTCAAGTATTTCGTAGTTAATCTCAGGGCGGCAAGCATATCATACAAGTATTGAATCTGtcactttttttgttgaaattatttcaacaGATCGatttaaaatctattacttcattagtttcaacatCATATTTGCTATATAAAACCACATTATAGCGAGTGATCGATCATACATTGTTTCTATCGTTTCTGTTACTAACAGATGACATAAAATTGctgaactcttttttttcttgcggTGTCAGTACCAAGGAAATTATATACGCATTGTGAAATCAAGTTTCTGACTCTCGAATAAGTGTTAATAACACGGGTAGCAAGTAAAAGGCGAAGTATtcaaaagtataaaaattcattggtCAGTACTCTCAAAATTGCTATTATGACAAAGAAGAGGAAGTGCATCAGTGACTTAATTATGTCCCACAATATCGGGAGCATAATCCTATTCGATTATGCCCCTTTGAGaacgttgaaaaaatttccttgGAATTCAGTCAATAACGGAACAGTATCACTATCGTAgaatcaaattcattcaaatgtgTAAATATATTCGGATATTCGTATTCGAAACTGATTgatacaatagttatttgtttaaagaAGGGAGAAAGTAGGATTTTTTACGAGAGTGAAGAGAGGTGAActggtgaacacaacgttttcttGCTTCCAAATGAGAAAACTAGGGTTTTGCAACGAACTCTGATATCATAATTTCTCCATAGTTCCAATTTTAAATGGCTTGATCATAGAAAACATTATCACAGTACACAGTGCGGGTTGGATAACTGAATTATAAGAGTTATGCGGGGTAAGTGAATTTTGAGAGTGAATAAGTGAATTACGCAGAAAAGTACATGAATTTGACAGAGAATGAATAAAAGAAGTCAGATGTCTACAAAACTGAATATTCACACCACATATTAGGTGTCTTATTAGAAGCATAACATTTTTATCTGTTAACCTACAACCTacggaagaaaagttggagaTTTCATTTCGATGGTGTTGTTCGGGCTCAACGAGTACCACAAGTCACCCAATAAGCTAATTTCTTACTTTTTCCTAGGTTAATACATCtaggaaatttctttttctcggTGACAAGTGGCTCTCGgtacgctctggccacaaacaacatcatcgaaatgaaattcccAACTTTTTCCTCTctcggtgaacaaataactatttcatccgTTCGTGGCCGTCGCCATTTTTCTAAACTAAAacaaagagagagagagagatagagaaagaaattttctcacctgaatTGCCATCAGAGATAGCGTCAAAAAACGCCATCGTTTCACCGCATTtgagtgaagaaaataaagttaTTCACGCCGCACGAATGAATATGTTGGATCTTTAGCTCTAGTTGGAACTCTCTATTTtattggtaaacaaataaccattcCTTCTCTGGGAGGTCCACCTTGGTCAACGCTTGAAAGAGACTATTAATGAATGAAACGTCGTTAAATTTAttggattttgtttgaattttatttttcatttaaaaactattttggacATTTAATGCAAATATACAATCAGAAAAGTAATTAAAAGCCATATTTCTGGCTGATTATgaaacgaaaagtaaaaattgcaTTTGCTCGGTCACTTGACTGAGACACATCTCGGTGTATATATCCGAACAAAATAGAACGAAACTTTGTATCGCAATATACACAGGTGTGCTCAATCACAGGATTACTTTCAAAACAATAACATTTCAATCGACTAGAACATCTAGTGGAGCAAACGAACTTGTACT comes from the Bradysia coprophila strain Holo2 unplaced genomic scaffold, BU_Bcop_v1 contig_358, whole genome shotgun sequence genome and includes:
- the LOC119081757 gene encoding protein Cep78 homolog, which codes for MSQSTLNVIKNLNNSFHNKYLTLCKRKNVLPNHEIIKNKLKLEVVAERMKIYEWQIVTKALEQDNSLQSIEIVSRRPVQCVREQIHTEKRCRDIAAKGDPLISTKYLFCPLVRSISNCVKDSTEIQSLALEGLPLTVEYIQSIANAILQNNSLKMLSFARSNLMDDGCVIVCSTIKHLSHIEKINFSYCDLTEISAAPIGNLIKYQTINRYSEEWIKSFRYQDVSDTLPGLKCLVLNGNEELGDKGLQRIIMELKDDEWMKAIEFQNCGLTDNGGSSIIDCLKCNKTLTVFDVGSNPKMSRRIFNEIQKMLGADPDTFEIDRKESTMKLREAIDVLEQRLEIETANREQANKMNIQLHNKLKKAKEIKNKEVDLPPGYLLINEEVLNAIHKQLDDLRRDKHNPKDGHDPFTTDIRVRMSEQSVCGDSYEMQNVQIHQGMSRTIQQEYGNHGDATAENRNHGDATAENHTESNNIADSTIISEDEANLFKVNMGQMKSVYTMLNEPIASDDGSVHSDQN